Proteins encoded by one window of Rouxiella chamberiensis:
- a CDS encoding Slp family lipoprotein, whose translation MREIFTSKKFVALAVGLSVLVLSGCATVPEGIRGTTTTPQMNLAAVQSAPQLYVNQEARFGGRVVAVINDKNRTRLEIAAMPLDSAARPLLGSPSIGRLAAYYNGFLDPVDFKNQLVTVVGPITGSENGAIGHSDYRFVTVNINSMKRWREVKEVVMPPQPVGMWGWGYGGPYDPRWGRGFGPSWGGWYDTGPARVETVVAE comes from the coding sequence ATGCGTGAAATCTTCACAAGTAAGAAGTTTGTTGCCTTAGCCGTTGGTCTGAGTGTTTTAGTGTTGTCAGGTTGTGCTACCGTGCCGGAAGGCATTCGTGGCACCACCACCACGCCTCAAATGAATCTGGCTGCCGTACAGAGTGCGCCGCAGCTTTATGTCAATCAAGAGGCGCGTTTTGGCGGCCGGGTGGTGGCCGTTATCAATGATAAAAACCGTACCCGACTCGAAATCGCGGCGATGCCGCTGGATTCGGCCGCGCGACCTCTGCTGGGCTCACCGTCGATAGGCCGCCTTGCCGCCTATTACAACGGTTTCCTCGATCCGGTCGATTTCAAAAATCAGCTGGTTACCGTGGTCGGGCCTATTACCGGCTCTGAAAACGGCGCAATAGGTCACTCGGATTATCGTTTTGTCACGGTGAACATCAACAGCATGAAGCGCTGGCGTGAAGTCAAAGAGGTGGTCATGCCGCCGCAGCCGGTAGGAATGTGGGGCTGGGGATACGGCGGTCCTTATGATCCCCGTTGGGGCCGAGGCTTTGGTCCGTCCTGGGGCGGATGGTATGACACCGGTCCGGCGCGGGTCGAAACCGTCGTCGCCGAATAG
- a CDS encoding Hok/Gef family protein codes for MHRNIKVAPHMLKCKLKGAKMPHKLIFAVVTIICLTLLMFTLLTRPSLCEVQYKSGVTEVAAYLACNVVR; via the coding sequence ATGCACAGAAACATAAAAGTAGCGCCTCACATGCTTAAATGCAAGCTAAAAGGGGCTAAAATGCCACATAAATTGATATTCGCTGTTGTAACCATTATCTGTTTAACTCTATTAATGTTCACTTTACTTACCCGCCCCTCGCTCTGCGAGGTTCAGTATAAAAGTGGTGTTACGGAGGTGGCGGCTTATCTAGCCTGTAATGTTGTGAGGTAA
- the rnd gene encoding ribonuclease D, with product MNYQLIVSNEELAKVCQQAQQFSQIALDTEFVRTRTYYPQLGLIQLFDGETLTLIDPLPITAWQPFIELLTDKNVVKFLHAGSEDLEVFLNAFGVLPAPFIDSQILAAFSGRPLSCGFARLVAETTQIELDKSESRTDWMARPLTQKQCDYAAADVLYLLPLARQLEQETREAGWIDAALDECLALCRRRQEVLQPESAYLEIGNAWQLRPRQLAILQKLASWRLIQARQRDLAVNFVVREENLWQVARYQPHSLGELEALGLSGPEIRYHGRTLLALVVEGEAVDEADLPAPIPNLIDQPGYKKIFKEIKALIQTVSEETGLSVELLASRRQINQLLNWHWKLKIKEQEPELVSGWRGKLLAERLAGVLEQA from the coding sequence TTGAATTATCAGTTGATCGTTAGCAATGAAGAACTGGCAAAGGTTTGTCAGCAGGCGCAACAGTTTAGCCAGATTGCGCTGGACACCGAATTTGTCAGAACCCGCACTTACTATCCGCAGTTGGGCTTGATCCAGCTCTTTGATGGTGAAACCCTCACGCTGATTGATCCCTTGCCGATTACTGCCTGGCAGCCGTTTATCGAATTACTGACCGATAAAAACGTGGTCAAGTTTCTACATGCCGGCAGTGAAGACCTCGAAGTGTTTCTCAATGCCTTTGGCGTGTTGCCTGCGCCCTTTATCGACAGCCAGATTCTCGCGGCCTTCAGCGGCCGTCCACTGTCCTGCGGCTTTGCCCGTCTCGTTGCCGAGACGACGCAGATAGAGCTGGACAAAAGCGAGTCGCGCACCGACTGGATGGCCCGCCCGTTAACGCAAAAACAGTGCGACTATGCCGCCGCCGACGTGCTGTATCTGCTGCCGCTGGCACGCCAGCTTGAACAGGAAACACGCGAAGCCGGCTGGATAGACGCCGCGCTCGACGAGTGTCTGGCGCTGTGCCGCCGCCGTCAGGAGGTATTGCAACCCGAATCCGCCTATCTCGAAATCGGCAATGCCTGGCAGTTACGTCCCCGCCAGCTTGCCATTTTGCAGAAACTGGCGTCATGGCGTCTTATCCAGGCGCGCCAGCGGGATCTGGCCGTCAACTTCGTGGTGCGCGAAGAGAATCTGTGGCAGGTTGCCCGTTATCAGCCGCATTCACTGGGCGAACTGGAAGCGCTGGGTCTGAGCGGTCCCGAGATTCGTTATCACGGCCGTACCTTGCTGGCGCTGGTGGTTGAAGGCGAAGCGGTTGACGAGGCCGATTTGCCGGCACCTATCCCGAATCTTATCGATCAACCGGGTTACAAGAAAATCTTCAAAGAGATTAAGGCACTGATTCAAACGGTCAGTGAAGAGACGGGACTGAGCGTGGAACTGCTGGCGTCGCGCCGCCAGATAAACCAGCTGTTGAACTGGCACTGGAAGCTCAAAATCAAAGAGCAGGAACCGGAACTTGTCAGTGGCTGGCGCGGAAAACTGCTGGCTGAGCGTCTCGCTGGGGTGCTCGAGCAGGCGTAA